The nucleotide sequence CCTTCGGCAGGCACGAACCACCCCAGCCGGGGCCGGGGGCGAGGAACTCCGGGCCGATCCGCGCGTCGAGGCCCATGGTGCGCGAGACCTCGCGGACGTCCGCGCCGAACCGCTCGCACAGTTCGGCCAGGACGTTCACGTAGGACAGTTTCACGGCGAGGAACGCGTTGCTCGCGTACTTCGCGAGTTCGGCGCTGGCCGAATCGGTCGCCACCACCGGGGCGCCGGTCGGCTCGTACAGCCGGGCGACCCGCCGCGCCGCCGGCGAGTCCGCCGGGTCCGTGCCGACGACGACCCGGTCCGGGTGCAGGAAGTCTTCGACGGCGTGCCCTTCGCGGAGGAACTCCGGGTTGGCCACCACCGGCAGGTCGTCGCGGCCCAGCAGGCGGGGCAGCCGCGCCGCGGTGCCGACCGGCACCGTCGACTTGGTGACCAGCACGCAGCCGGGCCGCAGCAGCCGCCCGAGCTGCGGCACGACGTGTTCGAGCACGCCGAGGTCGGGGCGCCCGTCCTCGGCCGGCGGCGTCGGCAGGCACAGGAAGACGAGGTCCGCGCCGTAGAGCTCCGACTGGGCGGTGGTGAAGCTCAGCGTCCGGTCGGCGAGGCCCTGGCCGACGAGCTCGGCCAGACCGGGCTCCGCGATCGACACGACGCCACGGCCCAGTTCGTCCACTTTGGACGCGTCGGCGTCCACGCAGGTGACCCGGTGCCCGAGCCGCGCGAAGCAGCCGGCACTGGTCAGCCCGACGTAGCCCGCGCCGACGATCCCGATGTGCTCAGCCATGCGCCACCCGCACTTCCAGGGCCGAACGCGTCGCGGCCAGCACGCGCTCCTCGCCGAGCAGCAGCAAGCCGCCGTCGGGCTCCTCGCCGTGCGGGTCGCCGACATTGCCCGCCCACAGCACGACGTGCTGCCGCGCGGACGGCGGCGGGCCCCACAGCCGCGGCGGCGTCGGGCCGAACAGCAGCACCGACGGCGTGCCGAACGCCGTGGCGAGGTGTCCGACACCGGTGTCGCCGCAGACGACGAGTGCCGCCCCGGCCACCAGCGCGGCCAGTTCCGCCAAGCCGGTGCGCCCGGCCAGCACGGCGTCCTCGCCGAGCCCGGCCGCCTCGGCGATCGAAACCGCGAGGTCGCGTTCGGCGGCGCTGCCGGTGAGCACCACGCGGTGCCCGCGCGCGGCGAGGTCCCGCACGACGGTCGCGAACCGCCCGGGCGGCCACCGCCGGGCCGGGAACGCCGCGCCGGGGTGCACCACGACGGCGTCCGGGGCCGGGCTCGGGCCCGGCGGCACGGGCAGGGTCAGCGCCGACCGGTCCGCCGCCAGGTGGTGGTATTCGACGAGCCGGCACCAGCGGTCGACCTCGTGCAGGTCGTCGCGCCACTCGAGGCCCGCGACGTCGGGGAAGTCGGGGTGGCGGTGGGTCAGCAGCTCGGCGGGATCGGCGACGAGCAGGTCGTGGATGCTCTCCGGGCCGCTGCCGTGCAGGTTCACCGCGAGCCGCGGCGGCGGGCCGGGCCAGGCGAGCTCGCCGAGCTTCGGGGTCGGCAGCAGCTCGTCGACCGCGTCGATCAGCTCGACGAGGTCCCGCAGGCTTTCCGGCGCGGCCAGCACCAGCCGGTCGCCGGGGTACCCTGCGCGCAAGGCGCGCAGCGCGGGTACCGCCGTCAGCAGGTCCCCGACGCCGAGCGCGCGCAGGACGAGGACCGCGGCACTCACGGCCACGACCCCTCCTCCGAAGCGCACACGACCAGCTCGCGGACCTCGGCGCCCGGCGGCTGCTGCAGCGCGAACACGACGGTGTTCGCGACGTGCTCGGGCTGGTTGAGCTTCGCGTCCGGCGGCGGCTTGTACTGGTCGGTGCGGTCGTCGAAGAAGTGCGTCCACATCCCGCCCGGGATGAGCAGCGTGACGCCGACGCGCCCGGCCAGCTCGGCGGCGAGCGCGCGGGTGAACCCGACGACACCGAACTTCGAGGCGCAGTAGGCGGTCGCGTCGCTCACCGCCTTGATGCCCAGGGTGGACGCGACCGTGACGACTGTGCCGTGGGAGCGTTCCAGGTAGGGGAGCGCGGCGCGGATCACCGCGGCCGTGCCGAGCAGGTTCACCTTGACGACCCGCTCCCAGTCCTCTGTGGACACTTCGCCGAGCGGGCCGCAGGCGTCGGTGCCGGCGGCGGTGAAGACGCCGTCCAGGCCGCCCGCTCGCTCGGCGAGCTCACGCACCGCCGCCTCGGTCGCGGCGGTGTCGGTCAGGTCGGCTTCGACGTATTCGGCCGGATCTTGCGGGCGGACGCGGTCGAGGACGTACGGGGTGCCACCGGCCTTGCGGACGGCGTCGACGGTGGCGGCGCCGAGTCCGGACGCACCGCCGGTGATCAGGACGTTGCCGAGGGGTCGCATCGCTCTCCTTCGCGGGCGAGGGGGTTCAGGCACTGGCCGCCGCGGCGACCAGCCGGGACGTCGAGTAACCGGGCACGGTCGGGACGAGCACGACTTCGCCGCCGTGCCGTTCGACCACTTCGCGTTCGGGCAGGACCGCTTCCGCGTAGTCGCCGCCCTTCACCCACACGTCCGGGCGCAGCTTCTCCAGGACGGCGGTGGGCGAAGGCTCGTCGAAGACGGCGACGGCGTCCACAAAGGACAGAGCGCAGAGGAGTCGGGCGCGGTCGCGGTCGCGGACCAGCGGGCGGCCGGGGCCCTTCAGACCCCGCACCGACGCGTCGGAATTGAGGCAGACGACGAGCGCGTCGCCGAGGGCGCGGGCCTGCCGCAGCAGGCTCACGTGCCCGGGGTGCAGCAGGTCGAAGCAGCCGCCGGTGGCGATCAGTCGGCCGCCGGTTGCGCGGATCCGCTCGGCGAGGCCGAAGGCGTCGGTCGCCGGCTGCGGGTCGGGCACCGGGCCGTCGTTCGTGGACAGCGCGGTCGCGCCGCCGGCGGCGACGAACCGGGCGGCCGCCTCGACCGCGGTCACCACGGCTTCGGTCGTGTCCGCGCCGCCGAGCAGGGCCGCGGCGGCCGCGGCGGCGAACCGGTCGCCCGCGCCGCACGTGTCGGGCGCGGCGTGGCCCGGCATCCGTGCCGCGGCGGGGATCGGGACGGTCGTTTCGCCGAGGCCGTCGGCCAGCACCGCGCCGCGGGCCCCGGTGGTCACCGCGACCGCGTCGGCGTGCCAATGGCCGCGCAGCAGCTTGGCGAGCTCGGCCGGTTCCTCGTGCCCGGCGAGCACCGCGCGCGCCTCGGCGAGGTTCGGGGTGACCAGCCGCGTGCCGGGCACCGGCTGGGCGCCGCGGGGGTGCGGGTCCCAGACCACCGGGATCCGCTCGGCCAGCTCCCGCAGGACCCGCCGGACGTCCGGGTTGCGCGTCAGGCCGCGGCCGTAGTCGGCCACGAGGATCGCGCCGGCCTCCGCCAGGACGTCGTGCACCCGGGTGGGCAGCGGGTCGGCGGTCGCCGTGCCGTCGCCGGAATCCAGGCGCAGCAACGACTGCCCGCCCGCGCGGATCCGGGTCTTGCACACCGTCGTGCCGCGCAGCGGCAGCGGCAGCACGGTGACGTCCGGTTCCAGCAGCCCGGTGAGGGCGTGGCCGCCTTCGTCGTCACCCAGCGGCGTGACCAGGACGACCTCGGCCGCCGACCGCGCGGCCAGCAGCGCGGCCAAGCCGGCCCCGCCCGGGCGGCGGCGCCGGTCCGTCAGGTCGACCACCGGCACCGGCGCCTCCGGGCACAGCCGCTCGGCGGTGCCTTCGGCGTCGACGTCCAGCAGCGTGTCGCCGAGGACGACCAGTGGCCTCACGCGGTCACCCCGAGCGCGGTGTCGAGGGCCGCGCACAGGCCGTGCACCAGCACCAGGTGCATTTCCTGCACGGTCGCGACGGTCGGCGCTTCGACCGTCACGGCGTCGTCGCACAGGGCGGCGAGGGGGTTCGGGGCGGGCCCGGTCAGCGCCCAGGTCGTCACGCCCAGCTCGTGCGCGGCCTTCGCGGCGGCGACGACGTTCTGGCTGCCACCGCTGGTGGACAGGCACACCAGCACGTCGCCCGGCCGCCCGTGCGCGTGCACCTGGCGAGCGAAGACCTCGTGGTCGCCGTAGTCGTTGACGATCGCCGTGGTCGCGGACGTGTCCGCGTGCAGCGCGATGGCCGAGAGGGGACGGCGTTCGTGGCGGAACCGGCCGACGAGCTCGCCGGTCAGGTGCTGGGCTTCGGCCGCGCTGCCGCCGTTGCCGCAGGCGAGCAGCCGGCCGCCGGCTTCGAACACGCCGACCAGGTGCCGTCCCCACGCGGTTATCTTGGGGGCGGATTCGCGGGTCCGCTCGGCGGCTTCGGCCAACGCGGCGAGATGGTCTTCCATCACGGCACCTCCTTCTCCTCCGGCGACGCCGCGCCGGTTCGAGTGGATCGGGGACGCCGGAGCACGAACGGCCCCAGCGCGAGCAGGTCGATCGGGGCCGAGCCGAAGCACTCCAGCGCGTCCCGCGGCGAGTCGACCATCGGGCGGCCCGCGGTGTTGAGGCTGGTGTTGATCACGACCGGCAGGCCGGTCCGGCGCTCGAAGCCGGCCAGCATCCGGGCCAGCACCGGGTTTTCGCGTTCTTCGACGGTCTGCACGCGGGCGGTGCCGTCCACGTGCGTGATGGCCGGGATGCGGTCGCGCCATTCTTCGGCGACGTCGTGCACGAACAGCATGTACGGGCTGGGCAGCGGGCCGCGGGCGAAGATCTCGGCCGCCCGCTCGGCCCGCACCATCGGCGCCACCGGGCGGAACTGCTCGCGGCCCTTGACGTCGTTGAGCCGCTCGAGGTTGGCCTGGCGGCCCGGGTGGGCCAGCAGCGACCGGTGCCCGAGCGCCCGCGGGCCGAACTCGGCGCGGCCCTGGAACCAGGCGATCACCTCGTCGTTCGCCAGCGCTTCGGCGACGGTCTCGGCGAGGTCGTCCGGTCGCTCGTAGGGGAGTTTGGCCTTGATCAGGATTTCTTCGAGTTCGTCGTCGGTCCACCCGCGACCGAGCCCGGCGTCTCCCATGGACGTGCGGGGCTCCCCGGCTTCGGCCGCGAGCTGCAGGGCGGCGCCGAGCGCGGTGCCCGCGTCCCCGGCGGCGGGCTGCACCCAGATCCGGTCGAACGGGCCTTCGGCGTGCAGCCGGCTGTTGGCGACGCAGTTGAGCGCGATCCCGCCCGCCATCGCCAGGTCGCGTTGGCCGGTGGCGTCGTGCAGCCAGTCCGCCAGCTCCAGCAGGATGTCTTCGAGGACTTTCTGGACACTCGCGGCGAGATCGGCGTGCTGCCGGCTGAGCTGCTCGCCGGCTTTGCGGCGTGGGGCCAGCGAGGCCAGGTCGACGCCGGAGGCGTGGAACCCGCCGTCGCCGGTGACGTGGACGTGCTCGCAGAGTTCGTCGAGGAATTCGGGCTTGCCGTAGGAGGCGAGCGCCATGACCTTGTACTCGTCGCTGGACCGCGCGAAGCCGAGGTGCTCGGTCAGGTCCTCGTAGAGCAGGCCGAGGGAGTCCGGCAGCTTCTGCGCCGCCAGTTCCTTGAACCGGCCGTCGCGGTACTCACCGGCCAGGTAGGACGTGCTCTCGCCGCGGCCGTCGGCGACGAGCACGGCGCAGTCGCCGAACGGTGCGGCGAGCGCGGCCGACGCCGCGTGCGCGACGTGGTGCCGGACGAACTTGACGATGCCCGGGTCGAGTCCGGGCAAAGCGGACTTCAGGAACAGGGGCGCCCGCTTCGCGAATTCCGTCCGCAGCTCCTCGCCGCTCGGGTCGTGCCCGGGCAGGCCCGGCTCGACCAGGGCGGGGTCGTAGGAGTATCCGACGGCGTCGAGGTCCTTCGCGGACAGCCCCGCCTGGGCCAGGCACCAGGCGGCGGCCTGGGCGGGCTGTTCCCACGTGGAGAACGGCACCGCCTGCTTGCCGTGCTTGCGGCGGCTGAATCGTTCCTCTTCCGCCGCGGCGACGATCTCCCCGTCCACCACCAGTGCGGCGGCCGGGTCGTGGAAGACGGCATTGATCCCGAGTATGCGCATCGACCTGCCTCTGGCGTTCCGGTGCGGACTCGTGAGGCCCGCTCTCGCCTATAGCGCTACCCGGCGAAGTCGTTGATAAACGGTCGCGCGCAAAAGCCCTGGGCGTCGCTACTCAGTGTGACGGAGCCCGGCGGAACCACGCCGCAGTGCGACGGAGACCGTCTTCGGAGTCGACCTTCGGTTCCCAGCCGAGGACGTCACGCGCGAGGGAGATGTCGGGACACCGCCGCTGCGGGTCGTCGACGACGGCGTCGATGTACTCGATCGGCGAGCGGGACCCGGTGAGGTGCTTGATGCGCTCGGCCACTTGGCGAACGGTCAGTTCCTCCGGGTTGCCGATGTTGACCGGCCCCGGGTGGTCCGCCCGGGCGAGGGCCAGCAGGCCGCGGGCGGTGTCCTCGACGTAGCAGATCGAGCGGGTCTGCTCGCCGGTGCCGGTGACCGTGATGGGCTCGTTCTTGAGCGCCTGGTCGAGGAAGGCCGGGATCATCCGGCCGTCGTGGGCGCGCATGCCGGGGCCGTAGGTGTTGAAGATCCGCGCGATCGCCGTGTCGACGCCGAATTCGCGGCGGTAGGCCGACGTCAGCGCTTCGGCGTAGCGCTTGGCTTCGTCGTAGACGCTGCGCGGCCCGATCGGGTTGACGTTGCCCCAGTACCCCTCCTGCTGCGGGTGTTCCAGGGGATCGCCGTAGACCTCGCTGGTCGAGGCGAGCACGAACCGGGCACGAGCGCGGCGGGCCAGCTCGAGCGCGTTCTCGGTACCGTGCGAGCCCGCGCGCAGGGTTTCCAGGGGCAGGGCCAGGTAGTCGCGGGGCGACGCTGCCGAAGCGAGGTGGAAGACGACGTCGGCTTCGCAGCTCGGCGGCATCGGCTGCGTGACGTCGTGGCGCACGAACCGGAACCCCGCGTAGCGGCGCAGGTGGTCCAGGCTGTCCGCCGAGGACGTCGCGAGGTTGTCGACGGCGATGACTTCGATGTCCTCTTCGAGCAGCAGCTCGCACAGGTGCGCGCCGACGAAGCCGGCACCCCCGGTCACCACCGCACGCCCGAACCGCCTGGTCACTCCCGGATCCGTCATGCCGTGGCGGCTACCCGGCCCCGGCGGCCGCAAAACCGTGTAAGGGGGTGAAGAGCGGGTAAGCGCCGGGACCATGCGAGTTCTGCTCACCGGTTGGGCCAGTTTTCTGCACGGAGAAGCCACCGCGGGTGACGTCCTCAGCCTGCGCGCGGCCGGGAACGCGCTGGCGGAGGCGGGGATCGACCATCGGGTCGCGTGGAGCCCCGGCTTCCGGCCCGGCACCCTGCACCTGCCCGACGCGGCACCCGGCGACTACACGCACGTCGTCTTCGCCTGCGGCCCGGTGCACGGGCCGCAGGTGCGTTCGCTGCACGAGCGGTACGCGTCCTGCCGCCGGATCGCGGTCGGGGTGTCCGTGCCGGACGCCGAAGACCCGGCGGTCACCGGGTTCCACCGGGTCTTCCCGCGCGACGACGGCGGTACCGCCGAGCTCGACCTGGCGCTGGGCGCGCCGGTGTCGCCCACGCCGGTGCTCGGGGTGGTCCTGGCGCCGCACCAGCCGGAATACGGCAGCGCGGGGCGCCACGGCGACGTCCACGAGGCACTGACCGGCTGGCTCGCCGGCCTGGACTGCGCCCGCGTGCCACTGGACACCCGGCTTGCGCACGCGGACTGGGAGCGGTGCGCGACCCCGGACCAGTTCGCCGCCCTGGTGTCCAAAATGGACGCTCTGGTGACCACCCGGTTGCACGGGCTGGTCTTCGGGCTCAAGGCCGGGGTGCCGGTGCTCGCCGTCGACCCGGTGGCCGGCGGCGGGAAGGTGACCGCGCAGGGGAAGGCGCTGGACTGGCCGGTGGTGGCCGCCGAAGACGCCTGCGACACCGCGCTGCTCGACGCCCGCCTGAAGTGGTGCCTGCCCGCGTCGGTGCGGCCACCCGCGCACCCGGCCTCCCTGGCCGCGCTCGTGGACGAATTGGTGGGGTCGCGGTGAGCGCGCGCACGACCGTCGTCATCGCCACCCGCAACCGGGCCGGCGAGCTGGCGCGCACCCTCGCGCGGCTGTCCGCGTTGGACCCCCGGCCGCCGGTCGTCGTGCTGGACAACGCTTCCGAGGACGACACGGCCGACGTCGCCGGACGGCACGAGAACGTGCGCGTGATCCGCCTGCCGCAGAACCTCGGTGCGGCCGCGCGCACCCTCGGCGTCATCGCGGCCGACACACCGTACGTCGCCTTCAGCGACGACGACTCGTGGTGGGCGCCGGACGCGCTGGCCGAGGCGGAGCGGATCTTCGACGAGCACCCGCGGACCGGCCTGCTCGCGGCGCGCACCCTCGTCGGGCCGGAATGCCGGGACGATCCGGTGACGCCCGAAATGGAGCGCAGCCCGCTGGGGCACCCGGCCGGCGCGCCCGGGCCGCTGGTGCTCGGCTTCCTCGCCTGCTCCGCGATCGTGCGCCGCACGGCGTACCTGCAGGTGGGCGGGTTCAGCCCGCTGCTGCACTTCGGTGCGGAGGAACAGCTGCTGGCCTACGACCTGGCCGCGCGCGGCTGGGAGGTCTGCTACGTCGGGCGCCTGCGCGCCCACCACCACCCGTCGCCGTCGCGGCCGCCGTCGTCGTGGCGACGGCGGGCCGAACTGCGCAACCGGCTGCTCATCGCCGTGCTGCGCCGCCCACCGCGGGTCTGTCGCCGCGAGGTGGCGCGCACGCTCGTGCGGGCCCCCGGGGCCGTTCTCGGCGCGGTGCCGCGGCTGCCGCGCGCGCTGAGCTCGCGGCGCGTCCTGCCCGCCCACGTCGAACACCAGGCCCGGACTCTGGAAAGGACCGCCGAATGGCGCGAATCTCGGTCGTGATCATCACCTGCAACCGCCGCGAGCAGTTGCGCGAGACGCTGGCGCACATGACGTCCCTGCCGGACGCCGCGCCGGTCTTCGTCGCGGACAACGGGTCCGCGGACGGCACGGCCGACATGGTCGCCCGGGAGTTCCCCGGCGTCCGCCTGTTCCGGCTGCCGGAAAATCTCGGCGCGGTGGCACGCAACCTCGCCGTCGAGGAGGTGACGACGCCGTACGTGGCCTTCTGCGACGACGACACGACGTGGCAGCCCGGCGCGCTGACCCGCGCCGCCGACCTGCTGGACGAGTTTCCGGGGCTCGGCTCGGTGACCGGGCGCTGCCTGGTCGAGCCCGGCCTGGCCGAGGACCCGATCACCCCGGAACTGCGCGAGTCGCCGGTGCCCGGCCCCGACTGGCTGCCGGGACCGGCGCTGCTCGGCATCATGGCCGGCCTGACAGCGGTGCGCGTCAGCGCGTTCCGCGAGGTCGGCGGCTTCTCGACGCGGATGTGGCTCGGCGGCGAGGAGGAGCTGTTCGCCCTGGACCTCGCCGCGCGTGGGTGGTGGATGTGCTGGGCCGAGGACGTCGTGATCCACCACGCGCCGTCGAAGCTGCGCGACCCCCGCCACCGTCGTCGCCTCGGCATCCGCAACACGTTGTGGACGCTCCTGCTGCGCCGCCCCTGGCCGGCGGTCTTCCGCCGCGCCCGGGACGTGCTGCGGTCCGCGCCGCTCGACGGGGCCACCGCGGCGGCGCTCCTGGACGTGGCCCGCGGCCTGCCGTCGGTCCTGCGGGACCGCCGGGTGGTCCCGCACCACGTCGAACACGGCCTGCGCCTGCTGGAAGCACCCCAGCGCGAGTCGAAGGCCCGCCGCTACGTGGGCTGAGTGGGCTGAGTGGGCTGACCGCATGTCATGAATGACTCATTCCTGACGCCAGACGTCAGGAATGAGTCATTCAGGGCGTCGCGATCAGCGGGCCTCGGCCGTCATCGCCGTCTCCGGGACCAGCTTGTGGTAGGCGCGCAGGGTGTCGGCGGCGACGCGGTCCCACGAGTAGCGGGCGACCGCGCGGTCGTGGCCCGCGGTGCCGTAGGCGTGGCAGAGCGCCGGGTCGTCGATCAGCCGGCGTGCCCGGGACGCGAGCTCCTTCGGCTGGTGCGGGCGGACCAGCAGCCCCGTGACGCCGTCGACGACGGTGTCGGTCAAGCCGCCCACCGCGGCCGCGACCACCGGGACACCGCAGGCCATCGCCTCCAGGGGCACGATCCCGAACGGCTCGTACCACGGCGTGCACACGACGGCGTCGGCCGAGCGCAGCAGGGCCGGCATGTCGTCGCGCGACACCTGGCCGGGCCAGCGGACGCGGTCGCCGACGCCGAGCCGGTCGGCCAGCTGCCGCAGCCGGGCCGCCTCGGGGTCCTGGGACAGCTTGCCCCGCTCCGGGCCGCCCGCGATGACGAGCTCGGTGTCCGGCAGCTGGGCGAGGGCGGTGATCGCGATGTCGAACCCCTTGCGCGGCACCAGCCGGCCGACGGCGACCAGCCGGTGCGGCAGCCGCCGGCGGGCCACCGGCCCGTCGGGGGAGAACCGGGCGAGGTCGACGCCGCAGGGCACGATCGAGATCCGCGACCGCGGGACGCCGAGGCGGGACAGCTCGAAGACCTCGTCGGAGCAGGTCGCGATCACGCGCCCGGCCTGGCGGCCGATGATCCGCTCCAGCCGGATGCGGTCGGCGGGGCTGGTGTCCTGGTCGCCCTGGTAGCGCTTCTTGACCACGCCGAGGGCGTGGAAGGTCTGCGCCACCGGGGTGCCGGTCGCGCTCGCCGCCAACGAGGTCGCGAGGCCGGACATCCAGAAGTGCGCGTGCGCCACGTCCGGCCGCTCGAGCGCCCACCGGTCCCGCAGGAAGCTGCCGAACTCGCCCATGTAGGGCAGGAGCTGGTCCTTCGGCACCCGGCGCGGCGGCCCGGCCGGCACGTGCACGACGCGGAAGCCCTGCGGCGCGCGGACCTCCGGCGGTTCGTCGCGGCTTTCCCGGCGCGTGTAGACAGTGACGTCGTGGCCGGCGCGGGTCAGTGCGGCCGACAGCTCGGCGACGTGCACGTTCTGGCCACCGGCGTCGGCTTCGCCCAGCACGGCCAACGGGTTGGCGTGCTCGGACACCATCGCGATCTTCATCGGTGAGGCGTTCCCTTCACAGGTCAACGGGCCGTCTCGGCGAGGAGGTGGTCCCAAGCGGTCAGGAAGGCGTCCAGCCCGTAGTGCTTCAGGGCGTGTTCGCGGGCGTTCTTGCCGGCCAGCGCGGCGAAGTCGGGTTCGTGCAGCAGCTCGCGGAAACCGCGGGCCAGCACCGAGACGTCCGTGGAGAGCACACCGGCGTCGTCCGGCACCGCCTCGACCGCTTCGGTGGCGGCGAAGACGACGACCGGCATCGCCAGGTGCATGGCCTCCAAAAGGGACAGCCCCAGCGAGGTCCACCGGGCGGTGTGCAGGTAGACGCGGCGGCGGGCGATCTCGTCGTGCAGCTTCGGCGCCGGGACGTCACCCAGCCCGCGCAGCGGCGCGCCGAGCTCCTCGGTCCCCATACCGAACACGTCGACGGGGCCCTCCCCGGCGAGCGTGCCGAGCAGGTCGGCGCCGGTGACGCGACGGCGCCGCACCGGTTCGTTGATCATCGACACGCCGGCGGCGAGCTCACCGGTGTAGCGCGGTCCCGGATCGGGGATGCCGTGCGGCACCACGGTCACCGGCGCGCGGCCGCAGTCCCACATCGCCGCGTTGAAGTGCGTCACGTGCGCGACGGTGGTGTCGGACCGGCCGGCGAGCGGGTGTTCGCTGGACGCGGCGTACGGCCGGGGCGCGTTGTGTTCCACGTAGACGGCCGGAACGCCCAGCCGCGCGGCGAAGTCGAGCTCCTCCGGGCGTTGCAGGACGACGACGTCGGGCTCGGCCTCCGCCAGCCGGTCGAGCGGCACCTCGGTCACCGACGGCCAGTTCCGCCCCGCCTTGCCGAGACCCCAGGGTGCACCATCGGGTGACACCGGCAGGAGGTAGTCGTGGCGGCCGCGGACGAAAGCGTCCGTCCACGAGCCGTGGACGTGCCAGAGCAGTACTCTCAGGCGCCGGGATCCGGGATCGGTCATGACTCCTGATTTCCCGGAGATCGGCCGTTAAACGTCCGGCCGGACGGGGTACTCGGCGCGCGTCCGGTGTGCGCGACGAAGGGACTGCCATCCATGCGCTTCACCCCACGGGGCACCCGCTTTTTCGACCTGCTCGCCGACGCGGCGAAGAACCTCGTCACCGCGACCGCGTTGCTCGGGGACCTCGTCGCCGCCGATCCCGCCGGGCGGGAATCGATCGCGAAGCGCCTGCACGAGGTCGAGCACCAGGGCGACGAGCTGACGCACACGATCATGGTGGAGCTCAACAGCTCGTTCGTGACACCGTTCGACCGCGAGGACATCCAGGCCCTCGCCGCGAAGATCGACGACGTCCTCGACTTCATGGACACCGCGGCGGACCTGGCCGTGCTGTACCGCATCGGCACCTTCCCGCCGGGGACCGACGTCCTGGTCCGGGTGCTCTGCCGGGCCGCCGAGCTGAC is from Amycolatopsis mediterranei and encodes:
- a CDS encoding DUF47 domain-containing protein, translating into MRFTPRGTRFFDLLADAAKNLVTATALLGDLVAADPAGRESIAKRLHEVEHQGDELTHTIMVELNSSFVTPFDREDIQALAAKIDDVLDFMDTAADLAVLYRIGTFPPGTDVLVRVLCRAAELTASSMPGLAKVGELEPFWIEINELENEADRVYRRILAHLFEPGGDALEVLKTKEVVEQFELAADAFEHLADVVQTIAVKES
- a CDS encoding glycosyltransferase family 4 protein gives rise to the protein MKIAMVSEHANPLAVLGEADAGGQNVHVAELSAALTRAGHDVTVYTRRESRDEPPEVRAPQGFRVVHVPAGPPRRVPKDQLLPYMGEFGSFLRDRWALERPDVAHAHFWMSGLATSLAASATGTPVAQTFHALGVVKKRYQGDQDTSPADRIRLERIIGRQAGRVIATCSDEVFELSRLGVPRSRISIVPCGVDLARFSPDGPVARRRLPHRLVAVGRLVPRKGFDIAITALAQLPDTELVIAGGPERGKLSQDPEAARLRQLADRLGVGDRVRWPGQVSRDDMPALLRSADAVVCTPWYEPFGIVPLEAMACGVPVVAAAVGGLTDTVVDGVTGLLVRPHQPKELASRARRLIDDPALCHAYGTAGHDRAVARYSWDRVAADTLRAYHKLVPETAMTAEAR
- a CDS encoding glycosyltransferase family 2 protein, with the translated sequence MSARTTVVIATRNRAGELARTLARLSALDPRPPVVVLDNASEDDTADVAGRHENVRVIRLPQNLGAAARTLGVIAADTPYVAFSDDDSWWAPDALAEAERIFDEHPRTGLLAARTLVGPECRDDPVTPEMERSPLGHPAGAPGPLVLGFLACSAIVRRTAYLQVGGFSPLLHFGAEEQLLAYDLAARGWEVCYVGRLRAHHHPSPSRPPSSWRRRAELRNRLLIAVLRRPPRVCRREVARTLVRAPGAVLGAVPRLPRALSSRRVLPAHVEHQARTLERTAEWRESRS
- a CDS encoding glycosyltransferase family 2 protein, giving the protein MARISVVIITCNRREQLRETLAHMTSLPDAAPVFVADNGSADGTADMVAREFPGVRLFRLPENLGAVARNLAVEEVTTPYVAFCDDDTTWQPGALTRAADLLDEFPGLGSVTGRCLVEPGLAEDPITPELRESPVPGPDWLPGPALLGIMAGLTAVRVSAFREVGGFSTRMWLGGEEELFALDLAARGWWMCWAEDVVIHHAPSKLRDPRHRRRLGIRNTLWTLLLRRPWPAVFRRARDVLRSAPLDGATAAALLDVARGLPSVLRDRRVVPHHVEHGLRLLEAPQRESKARRYVG
- a CDS encoding glycosyltransferase, which codes for MTDPGSRRLRVLLWHVHGSWTDAFVRGRHDYLLPVSPDGAPWGLGKAGRNWPSVTEVPLDRLAEAEPDVVVLQRPEELDFAARLGVPAVYVEHNAPRPYAASSEHPLAGRSDTTVAHVTHFNAAMWDCGRAPVTVVPHGIPDPGPRYTGELAAGVSMINEPVRRRRVTGADLLGTLAGEGPVDVFGMGTEELGAPLRGLGDVPAPKLHDEIARRRVYLHTARWTSLGLSLLEAMHLAMPVVVFAATEAVEAVPDDAGVLSTDVSVLARGFRELLHEPDFAALAGKNAREHALKHYGLDAFLTAWDHLLAETAR